In Choristoneura fumiferana chromosome 21, NRCan_CFum_1, whole genome shotgun sequence, a single genomic region encodes these proteins:
- the LOC141439848 gene encoding glutathione S-transferase 1-like isoform X2 — translation MDTQTTEISPNMATVLYYSNTSPPSRTVRMVAGILGLELELRALTAVARDQDTPELTKKNPMRSVPLLEESDYCLADSHAIIVYLHEKYGKEAHAHLFPSDSRKRATINQRLHFDCGILFPRLRAVLAPTFWGKLTELSKSMKINLEDGYRTLEAYLSKTAYVADDVLTLADISIYSTVSSMDGIYPVDVKKYPKLKQWLLTMSQKDFCQMYNEPGREELVTKITTMMANNKHNQTSKL, via the exons AATATCTCCAAACATGGCCACAGTTCTGTACTATTCGAACACTAGCCCACCCTCCCGTACTGTGAGAATGGTGGCCGGAATCTTGGGACTGGAGCTTGAATTGAGGGCTCTCACTGCAGTGGCGCGTGATCAGGACACGCCGGAGTTAACTAAG AAAAATCCCATGAGATCAGTACCTTTATTGGAGGAAAGCGATTATTGCTTGGCAGACAG CCATGCTATTATTGTGTATCTCCACGAGAAGTACGGCAAGGAAGCGCACGCGCACCTATTCCCGTCAGATAGTCGTAAGCGGGCCACCATCAACCAGCGACTGCATTTTGATTGCGGGATACTCTTCCCGCGACTAAGAGCTGTCTTG GCTCCAACTTTCTGGGGTAAGCTAACAGAACTATCCAAGTCCATGAAGATTAACTTGGAGGACGGCTACCGTACGCTCGAGGCGTACTTATCGAAGACAGCGTACGTGGCAGATGATGTCCTGACTTTAGCAGACATTAGCATATACTCCACTGTTTCGTCTATGGATGGGATTTACCCTGTTGATGTCAAAAA GTATCCTAAGCTGAAGCAATGGTTACTCACAATGTCTCAGAAAGATTTCTGTCAAATGTACAACGAGCCAGGGCGAGAAGAGCTAGTGACTAAGATTACAACTATGATGGCTAACAATAAACATAATCAGACATCAAAGCTATAA
- the LOC141439848 gene encoding glutathione S-transferase 1-like isoform X3 → MATVLYYSNTSPPSRTVRMVAGILGLELELRALTAVARDQDTPELTKKNPMRSVPLLEESDYCLADSHAIIVYLHEKYGKEAHAHLFPSDSRKRATINQRLHFDCGILFPRLRAVLAPTFWGKLTELSKSMKINLEDGYRTLEAYLSKTAYVADDVLTLADISIYSTVSSMDGIYPVDVKKYPKLKQWLLTMSQKDFCQMYNEPGREELVTKITTMMANNKHNQTSKL, encoded by the exons ATGGCCACAGTTCTGTACTATTCGAACACTAGCCCACCCTCCCGTACTGTGAGAATGGTGGCCGGAATCTTGGGACTGGAGCTTGAATTGAGGGCTCTCACTGCAGTGGCGCGTGATCAGGACACGCCGGAGTTAACTAAG AAAAATCCCATGAGATCAGTACCTTTATTGGAGGAAAGCGATTATTGCTTGGCAGACAG CCATGCTATTATTGTGTATCTCCACGAGAAGTACGGCAAGGAAGCGCACGCGCACCTATTCCCGTCAGATAGTCGTAAGCGGGCCACCATCAACCAGCGACTGCATTTTGATTGCGGGATACTCTTCCCGCGACTAAGAGCTGTCTTG GCTCCAACTTTCTGGGGTAAGCTAACAGAACTATCCAAGTCCATGAAGATTAACTTGGAGGACGGCTACCGTACGCTCGAGGCGTACTTATCGAAGACAGCGTACGTGGCAGATGATGTCCTGACTTTAGCAGACATTAGCATATACTCCACTGTTTCGTCTATGGATGGGATTTACCCTGTTGATGTCAAAAA GTATCCTAAGCTGAAGCAATGGTTACTCACAATGTCTCAGAAAGATTTCTGTCAAATGTACAACGAGCCAGGGCGAGAAGAGCTAGTGACTAAGATTACAACTATGATGGCTAACAATAAACATAATCAGACATCAAAGCTATAA